The Microbacterium phyllosphaerae region GGCGCGCTCCGGCGGCACGGCCGCGCTGCGGGTGCCCTCGAAGGGCAGCACGATCACCAGATGCAGGACCGCGCCCAGGCTGCGGGCGAGCCGGGCTCCGAGCGCCGCGGCATCCGCTCCCGCATCCGTCGCCGTGTAGCCGACGACGACCGCACCGGTCATCAGCCGGCCTCGACCGTGTCGCCCGCTGCGCGGCTCGACTCGACGATGTTCGACGCGACGAGGTGCCCCATGCGGATCGCGCCGTCGACGTGCTGGTAGCCGGCGCCGGCGAGGTCGCTGCACGCGAAGTGGATCGGTCCGACGGCCGAGCGAAGGTCAGCACCGTAGCGGTGCAGGCCGCCCATGTCGAAGCTCGCGGCGTACGCACCGCGGGTCCACTCCTCGGTGCCCCAGTCGCTCTCGTAGTAGACGACCGGGTTCTTGGCCTCGGGGCCGTAGTAGTGCGACAACGACTCGAGGATCCGCTCCTTGCGCTCCTCAGCCGTGAGCGCGAAGAGATCGTCGGCGTTCTGGTCGCTGACGAAGCCCACCAGCGTGCCGCGCTCGTCGCCGTGGTTCGTGTTGTCGTACGCCTCGTGCGACAACTCGTACGGGCTGAACGCGGTGCCGCTGAGGCCCTGCTCGCGCCAGAACGGGCGGTCGTAGACGGCGTGCACCTTGATGACGAAGCCCATCGAGATGTGCTGGTGCATCTGGTGCTGGCGACGCGGCAGCGGCGGCACGAAGGCGATGCGGCTGTAGAGCACCGGAGCGTGGGCGAGGATCGCGAAGCGCGCACGCACCGTGAGCTCGTCGGTCGTGGCGGTCACGCCGTCGGCGCTCCACTCGAGCGAGCGCACAGGCTGGTTCAGGTAGACGTCGTCGCCGAGGCGCTCGGCGAGCAGCTGCGGCACCTTCTGCAGGCCGCCGACGACGCGCTTGTCGAGGATGAAGTCGGCGTCGACGAGGTTCGAGTAGGAACCTGCGGATGCCGCCATCAGCAGCGACTGCAGCAGCGAGAACGAGTGCGTGGGCTTGGTGAGCATCGCGGATCCCGTGGCGAAGGCCAGGTTGCGCACGGCCTCGTCGTCGTCGGTCTGAGCCCGCAGCCAGGCGTCCCACGTGACGGAGTCCCATTCGGCGGCGTTCGCGTGCGCCCAGGGGCGATCCGGGTCGATCTCGGCGACCATGGCGTCGAGTCGCTCGGTGATCTCGGCGATGACCGCCTCGGTCTCAGCCGACACCGGGAACATCTCGCCCGTGAAGCGGTGCGTCTGACCGTCGGGGCCGACGTACACGCTGTCGCCCTCGCGGTAGCGGCTGTAGGTCTCGAGCCCCAGCTCCTCGATCGTGTCCTTCAGCGCATCCTGATCGGGCGAGACCCACTGGCCGCCGAGCTCGAGCATCGCGCCGTCGATGACGTCGGTCCACAGACGCCCGCCGACGCGGTCGCGGGCCTCCAGCACGGCCACCGACAGGCCGGCCTTGCGCAGGTCGTTCGCCGCCGTGAGCCCTGCGGCTCCCGCACCGACGATCAGCACGTCACGAGTGATCTCAGCCATCTGCTTCTCCTTCGTTGGAAAGTGGGTAGTGCCGGTCGCGATCCGAAATCCCCCGATACGGATCGCGACCGGACGTGTGTTCAGGTCGCGACGGCGTCGCTTCCCGATGTCTCAGGCGCCTGTGCGGCGTTGCGCTTCTTCAGATTGCGGCGCACGAACGGCCAGAAGAGCACGAGCACGCCGGTGGCGATGAGGCTCGTCCAGACCTGGGTGCGTCCGCCCTCGGTCGTGAGCATCACCACGAGCACCGCGGCGATGCAGGCGATCAGCAGGATGTTGAGCCACGGGTGGAGCCACATCTTGAGCTTGAGGTTCGCGACCTCCTCCGGCGTCATCTTCTGACGCAGCCGCCACTGGGTCAGCGCGATGAAGACATAGACGAACAGCGCGACGAGACCCGCCGAGTTCATGATGAAGTCGAAGATGCCGGAGCCGGGCGTGAAGAAGTTGACGAGGGTGGCGATGAGGCCGCCGATGGTCGAGGCGAGCAGCGCCATGACAGGTACGCCGCTCTTCGACTTCTTCGTCATGATCTTCGGCGCGAAGCCCTGCTCAGCCAGCGCCGAGAACATGCGCGACGCGGAGTACAGGCCGGAGTTCAGCACCGAGATGACCGCGGTGAAGATGACGAGCTGCATGATGATGCTCGCGCCGGGGATGCCGAACTGCTCGAGCGCGTACGTGAACGGCGCGTTCGCGACGTCGGTCGGCACGGGGAGCTCGTCCCACGGCACGACGGTGACGATGATGAGCACCGAGCCGACGAAGAACAGCAGGATGCGCCAGATGATCGTGCTCGTGGCCTGGCGGATGCCCTTGGCCGGGTTCTCGGACTCGGCGGAGGCCATCACCGCGATCTCCGTGCCGAAGTACGAGAAGATCACCAGCGCGACGCCGGTGAACGCGACGCCGTAGCCGTTCGGGGCGAAACCGCCGTGCTCCCACAGGTTCGAGACCGAGACCTCGGAGTTCGGCCACAGTCCGAAGGCGAAGAGCAGACCGGCACCGAGGAACACGACGATCGCGAGCACCTTGATGCTGGCGAGCCAGAACTCGACCTCGCCGAACGTGCGCACCGAGATGACGTTCGTCCCGACGAAGATCCCGATCAGGATCAGCGACCAGGCCCACGACGGCACCACCGGGAACCAGCTGGCCATGGTCTCGCCGCCGAGCACCGCCTCGTAGGCGAGCACGCCGACCCAGAAGTACCAGTACAGCCAGCCCACGAGGTAGGCGGCCCAGTTGCCGAGGCCGACCCTGGCGTACTCCATGAACGATCCGATGGCCGGACGCGAGGCCGCCATCTCGCCGAGCATGCGCATGGCGAGGAACACCAGCAGACCGCCGATGAGGTACGACAGCACGGCGGCGGGTCCGACGGCGCGGATCACGTTGCCGGATCCGACGAAGAGGCTCGCGCCGATGATCCCGCCGAGCGTGATCATCGTGACGTGACGGGACCGCAGTTTCTTCGTGCGCGGGTTCGCGCCGGCGAAACCGGCCGACGTCTCAGGAGAGACGGGCCGATCCCACTGCGATTCCGGTTCGGTCGACATGTCAGGCCGCAGCGAGCGCTGCCGCGACGACGTCGAGGCCCTCGTTCAGAAGGGCGTCGCCGATCGCGAGCGGCGGCAGGAAGCGGATGACGTTGCCGTACGTGCCGCAGGTGAGGACGATGACGCCCTGGGCGACGCACGCCTTGGCGACGGCTGCGGTGAGCGCGGCATCCGGCGCCTTGGTCTCGGGGTCGATGAACTCGGCCGCGATCATCGCGCCGTATCCGCGGATGTCGCCGATGCGGGCATCCTTCTCCTGCATCGCGCCGAGGCGCTGCGTGAGGATCTCTCCGATCTCGCGTGCACGCTCGATCACGCCGTCGTTCTCGAAGACGTCGATCGCCGCGAGGGCTGCCGCGCAGGCGATCGGGTTGCCGCCGTAGGTGCCGCCGAGGCCGCCCGAGTGCGAGGCGTCCATGATCTCTGCGCGGCCGGTGACGGCGGCGAGCGGCAGGCCGCCCGCGATGCCCTTGGCCGTGGTGATCAGGTCGGGCTCGATGCCGAAGATCTCGCTCGCGAACATGTGGCCGGTGCGGGCGAAGCCCGTCTGCACCTCGTCGGCGATGAAGACGACGCCGTTCTCGCGGCACCACGAGGCGATCGCCGGCAGGAAGCCCTCGGCGGGGACGATGAAGCCGCCCTCACCCTGGATGGGCTCGATGATCACGGCGGCGAGGTTGTCGGCGCCGATCTGCTTCTCGAGCTGGAGGATGACGCGGGATGCCGCCTCGGGGCCGGCGAGTCCGTCGCGGAACGGGTAGGACATCGGAGCGCGGTACACCTCGGGGGCGAACGGACCGAAGCCGCTCTTGTAGGGCATCGACTTGGCGGTCAGCGCCATGGTGAGGTTGGTGCGGCCGTGGTAGCCGTGGTCGAAGGCGACGACCGCCTGGCGACCGGTGTGCTTGCGGGCGATCTTGATCGCGTTCTCGACGGCCTCGGCGCCGGAGTTGAACAGCGCGCTCTTCTTCGCGAAGTCGCCGGGCGTGAGGCGGTTGAGTGCCTCGGCCACACCGATGTACGACTCGTACGGCGAGATCATGAAGCAGGTGTGGGTGAACTGCGCGGCCTGGGCGGCGACGGCGGCCGCGACCTTCGGGTGCGCGTTGCCGACCGTGGTCACGGCGATGCCGGATCCCAGGTCGATGAGCGAGTTGCCGTCGGCGTCGACGACCACTCCTCCACCGGCGGCGACGGCCGCGACGGGAACCGTGTGTCCGACTCCGGCTGCCACCGCGTCGGCCTTGCGTGCGAGGATCTCCGCCGACCGCGGGCCGGGAAGGTCTGTCACGAGGCGACGCTCCTGGGGGAGCTCGGGTCCGCCGAGGGGAACTGCAACAGCTGCGTTGTCGAGGAGTGCCATGTGGGCGAGCGTACGACCCGAGCGGCGACCGCCGCATTCACCCGGCTGTACAATCTGATCGAGATCATCGCCGGTCTGTACAAGTGTGCCGCGCGAGTCGGAGAGGAGCGCAGGACATGGATGCCGCCGAGCAGCCCACGCTGCGAGCCCTGCTCAGCCGTCGCGACCTCGGCCTGGGTCTCATCTCGACGGAGGGCGACCTTCCACCCGGTGCGCTCGATCACCCCCTGCGCTGGGTGCACAGCTCCGACCTCGCCGACCCGACTCCGTTCCTCGCCGAAGACCTCGCGCTGCTCACCACCGGCACCCAGTTCGACGCCGGCACCGACTTCGACGTCTACGTCGGACGCCTCTCCGACCGCGGAGTGCTCGGTCTCGGATTCGGCACGGACGTGCATCGGGCAGGCATCCCCGATGAGCTCGTCACCGAATGCGCCCGCCGCGGGATCCCCCTGTTCGAGGTCCCCTATCGCACGCCGTTCATCGCCGTCGCCCGCGCACACTCCGAGGCGATCGCCGCTCAGGCGTACGCCCGCCGATCGTGGGCGCTCGACACGCAGCGGGCACTGGCACTCGCCGCGCTCCGCCCGCACGGCCTGGATGCGACCGTCGCCGAACTCGGCCGACGCCTCGGCGTCTGGGTCGGCATGTACGACGCCTCCGGCGCTCTGCAGCTGTCGCACCCGCGAACGTCTATGTCCGCGGGTCGGCTGGCTTCGCTCGGCGAGCGGGCCACCGAGGTCCTCACCCGCGGGCTCGAGGCCGGCCAGTCGCTCACGATCGACGAGCAGACGTTCATGCTCTTCACGGTCGGCCGCGGTGGACAGCTGCGCGGCGTGATCGCGCTCGCGGTCGATGCGCTCGACCCCGAAGCGCGCACGGTCGTCACCTCGGTGATCGCGATGGCGGGGCTCGCCCTCGAGCAGAGCGACCAGCTGGCCCGCAGCCGACGCCGCCTCAACTCCCAACTGCTGAGCTCCCTGCTCGACGATGATCCGACTCTCGCCAGGAGAGTGCTCGGCAGCATGCCCGCCGCGCCCGTCGTGGTGGCGATCGCGGCCGACGCCCCCGCCGGCCCTCTGAGCGACTGGTGGGAGCGGCGACGCTCGGAGCACGGCACCGCGAGCTTCCTCGCGGAGTCGCCGGAGGGCGTCGTCGTCTGCCTGTCGATGGCCGACGAGTCGCTGCTCGACGAGATCGCCACCCGCTTCGGCATCCGCATCGGGGCGTCCGGGTCGGAGTCGTACGACGCGTTCTCCCGAGCGCACGCACAGGCGCTCGCTGCGCTGCGCCAGCAGTCGGATGCCGGGGTGTTCCACTTCGCGGATGCGGCAGGGTCCAGCATCCTCAGCGCACTGGCGACCGACGAGGCGCGGTTGGTCGCCGAATCCCGTCTCGCCCCACTGCGAGATCACGACGCGCGATCGGGCAGCGACCTCGAAGGCTCACTGCGCGTCTGGCTCGAGCACGACGCAAAAGCCGAACCGGCGGCCGCAGCCCTCGGCGTGCATCGCCACACGCTCCGATCGCGCATCGCGCAGGCCGGTGCGCTGCTCGCATCCGACCTCTCATCGTTCCCCGCCCGCGCCGAGCTGTGGACGCTGCTGCAGACCGCGCGGGACTGAACGCGCCCTCTCGGTCAGCCGGCTGACGTTCTCCCGCCTGGCGGCGAATCCGGATGCCCTCGCCCAGCCATCCGGGGATCGCTCAGCCGTCCGTCCCCTCGGCGGGATGCAGGTACCGTCCGACGAACTCCTCGAACAGGGCCACCATGTCGACGGAATCGTCCAGCAGCCACTGCAACTGGATGCCGTCCATGACCGCGCTGATCAGGCGCGCCGCGAGCGCGGGGTCGATGTCGTCGCGCACCTCTCCGTCGAGCTGGCCGCTGCGGAGGATCTCCTCGGCCTCGGCGGCGCGGTCGCGGTACCGGGCGGCGAAGTCGGAGTGCGACGGGTGGCCGGGATCCGTCGCTTCAGCCGAGACGATCGCGTACAGCGACGTCAGCCCTCTCGACGTCCGGTTGTGGGCGACGACCCGCTTCGCCTGCTCGATCAGCGTGTGCTCCGCGGGATCCCCTGCCGCCTCTCGCACCTTCTCGTCGCGCTGGTGGATCACCTCGGCGAACAGCTCCTCCTTGTCGGCGAAGTGGTGGAGCAGGCCGGTGGGCGTCACGCCCACGCGCTTCGCGATCTCCCGCAGGGATCCTCCGCGGAATCCCGTGCGCGAGAAGACCGCGAGCGCTTCGTCGACGATCGCCTGCCGGCGCGCCTGCCCCGTGGCATAGGGGCCTCGGGGCCTGCGCGCCGGCGTTCCCTGCTGCTCATCCGTGCTCATTGCCCGCTCCCGTCGTCGGCGCGGGTGAGGCGGAGCCTCAGCCGTGGTGGCCGTTTCCCGATCCCCATGACGAGCCGAATACCTGCTGCTTCATCGCGGGCCGCAGTCGCTGTTCCATCTCGCGGTCCACGAAGTAGTCCTTGAGTGTATCTTTCGTGAGCTCATTGCCGATCGCCGCCATGATCATCGACTGATCGAGAGACAGATAGCGCTCGGCGATCGTGCCGCTCTTGACAGCCACGGCATCGTAGAAGCCGCCGGGCCCGTAGGCGTCGAGCTCGTCCTCTATGCCGTGGAGGTTCTTGAGTGCACCCTTGCGGTCGTACGGC contains the following coding sequences:
- a CDS encoding PucR family transcriptional regulator, with amino-acid sequence MDAAEQPTLRALLSRRDLGLGLISTEGDLPPGALDHPLRWVHSSDLADPTPFLAEDLALLTTGTQFDAGTDFDVYVGRLSDRGVLGLGFGTDVHRAGIPDELVTECARRGIPLFEVPYRTPFIAVARAHSEAIAAQAYARRSWALDTQRALALAALRPHGLDATVAELGRRLGVWVGMYDASGALQLSHPRTSMSAGRLASLGERATEVLTRGLEAGQSLTIDEQTFMLFTVGRGGQLRGVIALAVDALDPEARTVVTSVIAMAGLALEQSDQLARSRRRLNSQLLSSLLDDDPTLARRVLGSMPAAPVVVAIAADAPAGPLSDWWERRRSEHGTASFLAESPEGVVVCLSMADESLLDEIATRFGIRIGASGSESYDAFSRAHAQALAALRQQSDAGVFHFADAAGSSILSALATDEARLVAESRLAPLRDHDARSGSDLEGSLRVWLEHDAKAEPAAAALGVHRHTLRSRIAQAGALLASDLSSFPARAELWTLLQTARD
- a CDS encoding amino acid permease, translating into MSTEPESQWDRPVSPETSAGFAGANPRTKKLRSRHVTMITLGGIIGASLFVGSGNVIRAVGPAAVLSYLIGGLLVFLAMRMLGEMAASRPAIGSFMEYARVGLGNWAAYLVGWLYWYFWVGVLAYEAVLGGETMASWFPVVPSWAWSLILIGIFVGTNVISVRTFGEVEFWLASIKVLAIVVFLGAGLLFAFGLWPNSEVSVSNLWEHGGFAPNGYGVAFTGVALVIFSYFGTEIAVMASAESENPAKGIRQATSTIIWRILLFFVGSVLIIVTVVPWDELPVPTDVANAPFTYALEQFGIPGASIIMQLVIFTAVISVLNSGLYSASRMFSALAEQGFAPKIMTKKSKSGVPVMALLASTIGGLIATLVNFFTPGSGIFDFIMNSAGLVALFVYVFIALTQWRLRQKMTPEEVANLKLKMWLHPWLNILLIACIAAVLVVMLTTEGGRTQVWTSLIATGVLVLFWPFVRRNLKKRNAAQAPETSGSDAVAT
- a CDS encoding flavin monoamine oxidase family protein — protein: MAEITRDVLIVGAGAAGLTAANDLRKAGLSVAVLEARDRVGGRLWTDVIDGAMLELGGQWVSPDQDALKDTIEELGLETYSRYREGDSVYVGPDGQTHRFTGEMFPVSAETEAVIAEITERLDAMVAEIDPDRPWAHANAAEWDSVTWDAWLRAQTDDDEAVRNLAFATGSAMLTKPTHSFSLLQSLLMAASAGSYSNLVDADFILDKRVVGGLQKVPQLLAERLGDDVYLNQPVRSLEWSADGVTATTDELTVRARFAILAHAPVLYSRIAFVPPLPRRQHQMHQHISMGFVIKVHAVYDRPFWREQGLSGTAFSPYELSHEAYDNTNHGDERGTLVGFVSDQNADDLFALTAEERKERILESLSHYYGPEAKNPVVYYESDWGTEEWTRGAYAASFDMGGLHRYGADLRSAVGPIHFACSDLAGAGYQHVDGAIRMGHLVASNIVESSRAAGDTVEAG
- the gabT gene encoding 4-aminobutyrate--2-oxoglutarate transaminase, giving the protein MALLDNAAVAVPLGGPELPQERRLVTDLPGPRSAEILARKADAVAAGVGHTVPVAAVAAGGGVVVDADGNSLIDLGSGIAVTTVGNAHPKVAAAVAAQAAQFTHTCFMISPYESYIGVAEALNRLTPGDFAKKSALFNSGAEAVENAIKIARKHTGRQAVVAFDHGYHGRTNLTMALTAKSMPYKSGFGPFAPEVYRAPMSYPFRDGLAGPEAASRVILQLEKQIGADNLAAVIIEPIQGEGGFIVPAEGFLPAIASWCRENGVVFIADEVQTGFARTGHMFASEIFGIEPDLITTAKGIAGGLPLAAVTGRAEIMDASHSGGLGGTYGGNPIACAAALAAIDVFENDGVIERAREIGEILTQRLGAMQEKDARIGDIRGYGAMIAAEFIDPETKAPDAALTAAVAKACVAQGVIVLTCGTYGNVIRFLPPLAIGDALLNEGLDVVAAALAAA
- a CDS encoding TetR/AcrR family transcriptional regulator; amino-acid sequence: MSTDEQQGTPARRPRGPYATGQARRQAIVDEALAVFSRTGFRGGSLREIAKRVGVTPTGLLHHFADKEELFAEVIHQRDEKVREAAGDPAEHTLIEQAKRVVAHNRTSRGLTSLYAIVSAEATDPGHPSHSDFAARYRDRAAEAEEILRSGQLDGEVRDDIDPALAARLISAVMDGIQLQWLLDDSVDMVALFEEFVGRYLHPAEGTDG